A window of Cyclopterus lumpus isolate fCycLum1 chromosome 14, fCycLum1.pri, whole genome shotgun sequence contains these coding sequences:
- the ugt5d1 gene encoding UDP glucuronosyltransferase 5 family, polypeptide D1, producing MGAMPLHCVCGIVVFLSACLISFTPPCDGGNILVFPVDGSHWINMKILLEELHARGHSITVMRASTSWYIPEKSPLYTSITMEMNEGLEDFFEVYLKENMRAQREGASALTFFKLTKDFLSMISLAHSLWADALAQIFEDEHLVKSLKDAQYDLVLTDPAIAPGVLLAKFLKLPMVLNVRWITSGEGHFAIAPSPVSYIPVPGSGLTDKMNFIQRVKNMFFYGIIVFQQRFMVGPYYDAICNKYIEGGCDVISLLQEADIWLFRSDFMFDFPRPTMPNVIYIGGFQCKPAQPLPADLEEFVQSAGEHGVIIMTLGTLVNALPKEVADGIASVFAKMPQKVIWRHKGELPSTLGNNTLIVDWMPQKDLLGHPQTKVFVAHGGTNGVQEAIYHGVPVLGIPLFFDQYDNLLRLQERRAGKIIQLADVNGHSFEEGIHEVLHHDSYRQNMQRLSRLHRDQPMAPMDEAIFWLEYVMRHKGAPHLRTEAYKMPWYSYYCLDVLLLLMTAVTVLLLSTLAIFRFLCCRARRTTKTKEH from the exons ATGG GAGCGATGCcattgcattgtgtgtgtggtatagTTGTATTCCTCAGTGCATGTCTGATTTCCTTCACACCACCTTGTGATGGAGGGAACATTCTGGTGTTCCCTGTGGACGGCAGCCACTGGATCAATATGAAGATCCTGCTGGAAGAGCTTCATGCCAGGGGACACAGCATCACTGTGATGAGGGCATCCACCAGCTGGTACATCCCAGAAAAGTCTCCTCTCTATACATCCATTACCATGGAAATGAACGAAGGTTTAGAGGACTTTTTTGAAGTATACCTAAAGGAGAATATGAGG GCGCAGAGAGAAGGGGCTTCAGCACTTACGTTCTTCAAACTCACCAAGGACTTCCTCTCTATGATTTCTCTGGCTCATTCATTGTGGGCTGATGCCCTCGCTCAAATCTTTGAAGATGAACATCTGGTCAAAAGCTTAAAGGATGCCCAATATGATCTTGTTCTCACTGACCCAGCTATAGCGCCAGGGGTCCTACTGGCCAAGTTTCTTAAACTGCCCATGGTGCTCAATGTTCGCTGGATAACCAGTGGAGAGGGCCACTTTGCGATAGCCCCCTCACCAGTCTCTTATATCCCAGTGCCAGGTTCAGGCTTAACGGACAAAATGAATTTCATCCAGAGGGTCAAGAACATGTTTTTCTATGGCATTATAGTGTTCCAGCAGAGATTCATGGTGGGGCCGTACTATGATGCCATCTGCAATAAATACATAGAGGGTGGATGTGACGTCATCTCGCTTCTTCAAGAAGCAGACATTTGGCTATTCAGGTCAGATTTTATGTTTGATTTCCCTCGGCCCACAATGCCAAATGTCATCTACATAGGAGGGTTCCAGTGCAAACCTGCTCAACCTCTGCCAGCAGACCTGGAGGAGTTTGTTCAGAGTGCTGGGGAGCACGGAGTCATCATCATGACTCTGGGAACTTTGGTGAACGCTTTGCCCAAAGAGGTTGCAGATGGAATCGCCAGCGTCTTTGCCAAGATGCCTCAGAAG gtGATATGGAGGCACAAAGGGGAGCTCCCCTCTACCTTGGGCAACAACACCTTGATCGTGGACTGGATGCCACAGAAGGACCTCCTGGGCCACCCGCAGACTAAAGTGTTTGTCGCTCACGGAGGAACAAACGGAGTCCAGGAAGCCATTTACCACGGGGTCCCTGTGCTTGGTATACCCTTGTTCTTTGACCAGTATGACAACCTTCTACGTCTGCAGGAGCGACGGGCTGGGAAGATCATTCAGCTGGCTGATGTTAATGGCCACAGTTTTGAGGAAGGTATTCATGAAGTGCTCCATCATGACAGCTACAGACAGAACATGCAACGATTGTCCCGTTTGCACAGAGATCAGCCGATGGCACCCATGGATGAGGCCATCTTCTGGTTGGAATATGTGATGCGCCATAAAGGGGCTCCTCATCTGCGAACAGAGGCCTATAAGATGCCCTGGTACTCATACTATTGTTTGGATGTACTGCTACTATTGATGACTGCTGTGACGGTACTGCTGCTCTCTACTTTGGCTATTTTCAGGTTCCTGTGCTGCAGAGCTAGAAGGACGACCAAAACCAAAGAACACTGA